Proteins found in one uncultured Desulfuromonas sp. genomic segment:
- a CDS encoding Wadjet anti-phage system protein JetA family protein: MIFGKLPDEIFRPLAGKNRFVFEKVLKQLHAVFGDDENPESDALSRQVILEEIKHVLLMEDQGVSLDDEDEGVTYDSPGQAAEYIYGRLLSCGWIEKEEVGYNIAIIPNPNASILLDALIGIEHLEKASYGLTVLSIYNHLDTVCKDPKERGLLFTEAVSRTREFTTHLRNITYSLKEVQEKLAATREPRELLKNFFDDFVENILIADYKTLNSADNPFRFRSRILDTLRAIEYSKDIYPELVTQYQTQQNIDHAEASFRFRRDLRYIRKVFESVDRRLAKIDTFRFRLEKRVGETVKILGRSMPGISNRILDLMQQISVLSDNDLNDAPCLAPAKLLQISGISRFSTKTPRGRKEQPAPQVLKPKIQNPEAAARRKAIREYMKKRKFNPQKVSDYLSQQIKEQTAIEGKDLTVSTVDELLCFLQISQYSRYSRKNPAAKPTFLVRKKGTTLMTDWGSCPDFIIERNSNAH, translated from the coding sequence ATGATCTTTGGCAAGCTCCCTGATGAGATCTTCCGGCCGCTGGCCGGCAAGAACCGGTTTGTTTTTGAAAAGGTTCTCAAACAGCTCCATGCAGTTTTTGGCGACGATGAAAATCCTGAATCAGATGCCCTAAGTCGTCAGGTCATTCTTGAAGAGATTAAGCATGTTCTTCTTATGGAAGATCAAGGTGTCAGTCTTGATGATGAGGACGAGGGCGTCACTTACGACAGTCCAGGGCAGGCTGCTGAGTATATTTACGGAAGACTTTTAAGTTGTGGTTGGATAGAGAAGGAAGAGGTTGGCTATAATATCGCCATTATTCCGAACCCGAATGCCAGTATATTGCTTGATGCATTGATTGGTATTGAACACCTCGAAAAGGCGAGCTACGGCCTTACAGTATTGTCCATTTATAACCACCTTGATACCGTTTGCAAAGACCCTAAAGAGCGAGGACTTCTTTTCACCGAAGCTGTTTCACGTACCAGGGAGTTCACGACCCATCTACGCAACATCACTTACAGTCTGAAGGAAGTTCAGGAAAAGTTGGCTGCCACACGAGAACCACGAGAATTGTTGAAAAACTTTTTCGATGATTTCGTGGAAAACATTTTGATCGCCGACTATAAAACTCTGAATTCAGCGGACAATCCATTCCGGTTTCGTAGCCGGATTTTGGACACCTTACGTGCTATAGAATACTCGAAGGATATTTATCCTGAACTGGTAACGCAATACCAGACACAGCAAAATATTGATCACGCTGAAGCCTCCTTTCGTTTCCGGCGCGACTTGCGCTATATCAGGAAGGTCTTTGAGAGTGTTGACCGTAGACTTGCCAAGATCGACACCTTCCGCTTTCGACTGGAAAAACGCGTTGGGGAGACCGTCAAAATTCTTGGCCGTAGCATGCCGGGTATCTCAAACCGCATTTTAGATCTCATGCAACAGATTTCCGTTCTTAGCGATAATGATCTGAATGACGCACCCTGCTTGGCCCCGGCTAAACTTTTGCAAATTTCTGGTATCAGCCGATTCAGTACCAAGACCCCCAGGGGACGTAAAGAGCAGCCGGCACCGCAAGTTCTTAAACCAAAAATTCAGAATCCGGAAGCTGCTGCTCGGCGAAAAGCCATCCGTGAGTACATGAAGAAGAGAAAGTTCAATCCGCAGAAGGTTTCAGACTATCTTTCCCAGCAAATTAAGGAACAAACCGCCATTGAGGGTAAGGATCTTACTGTTAGCACTGTTGATGAGCTGCTTTGTTTTCTGCAGATCTCACAATATTCAAGATATAGCCGGAAAAATCCTGCAGCAAAGCCAACGTTTTTGGTGCGAAAAAAAGGTACGACCCTGATGACTGACTGGGGCAGCTGTCCGGATTTTATCATCGAAAGGAACTCCAATGCTCACTGA
- a CDS encoding DUF4194 domain-containing protein, giving the protein MLTDLKKNADRNDIDPEELRTTASQLLARQFIYFSNQRDRRAYRLVMGNKGYFQNLLDAIDFDLIIEEDLGMAGALPRKRQNSFALKKEETLFLLTLRLIYEEALSSYNVSDGCAKTNSEQLLARYSLATNISERPNLGDLRTTLVKFKNYGLIGGWHEENRVIDFHIWPSIRNVVNNEWLDTLNLFVQSDDLNDVGPDDEIIEDAEENDEETSEEGAL; this is encoded by the coding sequence ATGCTCACTGATCTCAAAAAAAATGCTGATCGAAATGACATTGACCCAGAAGAGCTGCGGACAACGGCTAGCCAACTGCTGGCGCGACAATTTATTTACTTTTCCAACCAGCGTGATCGCAGGGCTTACCGTTTGGTTATGGGCAACAAGGGCTACTTCCAGAACCTGCTTGATGCAATTGATTTCGACCTAATTATTGAAGAAGATTTAGGGATGGCTGGAGCGTTGCCGAGAAAGCGCCAAAATTCATTCGCCTTAAAAAAGGAAGAAACGCTCTTCCTGTTGACTCTTCGGTTGATTTACGAAGAGGCACTGAGCTCCTACAACGTTAGCGACGGATGTGCAAAAACAAACTCGGAACAACTCTTGGCTAGATACTCCCTCGCAACCAACATCTCCGAGCGTCCCAACCTTGGTGACTTGAGGACGACTCTTGTCAAATTTAAAAATTATGGCTTGATTGGTGGCTGGCATGAAGAAAACAGGGTGATTGATTTCCATATCTGGCCTAGCATTCGCAATGTTGTCAACAACGAGTGGCTTGATACTCTGAACCTCTTTGTCCAATCAGATGATCTAAACGATGTCGGACCCGATGATGAGATCATTGAGGACGCCGAGGAAAACGACGAAGAGACCTCCGAGGAGGGTGCCCTTTGA